The proteins below come from a single Methyloprofundus sedimenti genomic window:
- a CDS encoding ammonium transporter has translation MDKLTELSYALDTFYFLISGALVMWMAAGFAMLEAGLVRSKNTAEILTKNVTLFAIACVMYMLCGYNIMYPADAVNSIWPGMSFLLGEDHTAVDVLKSEGETYYSAMADFFFQVVFVATAMSIVSGAVAERMKLWAFLVFAIVMTGFIYPIQGYWKWGGGFLDEMGFLDFAGSGVVHLCGATAALAAVLLLGARKGKYGTNGEIHPIPGCNMPLATLGMFILWMGWFGFNGGSELKISDIGEANAVAMVFVNTNAAAAGGVISALVTAHLLFGKADLSMTLNGALAGLVAITAEPLTPTPLLATIIGAIAGILVVIAVVSLDKIKIDDPVGAISVHGVVGIWGLLAVCLSNDEASLVTQLTGIACIFGFVFVASLITWFIIKAVMGIRVTEEEEYQGVDFSECGMEAYPEFTGSTSK, from the coding sequence GTGGATAAATTAACCGAATTAAGTTACGCGTTAGATACGTTTTATTTTTTAATAAGTGGTGCACTGGTTATGTGGATGGCGGCTGGTTTTGCCATGCTCGAAGCAGGATTGGTACGATCAAAAAATACCGCAGAAATTTTAACCAAGAATGTCACATTATTTGCTATAGCTTGTGTTATGTATATGCTATGTGGATATAACATTATGTATCCAGCAGATGCAGTCAATAGTATTTGGCCTGGGATGAGTTTTTTACTGGGTGAAGATCATACAGCTGTAGATGTTTTAAAAAGCGAAGGTGAAACTTATTACTCAGCAATGGCTGACTTCTTTTTTCAGGTAGTCTTTGTTGCCACAGCTATGTCTATTGTTTCAGGTGCCGTAGCGGAACGCATGAAATTATGGGCTTTTTTAGTTTTTGCAATCGTAATGACAGGCTTTATTTATCCGATTCAAGGTTATTGGAAATGGGGTGGCGGTTTTCTTGACGAGATGGGGTTTTTAGATTTTGCTGGTTCAGGTGTTGTACATTTATGTGGTGCAACAGCAGCATTGGCAGCGGTTCTATTATTAGGCGCACGTAAAGGTAAGTATGGCACCAATGGTGAAATTCACCCAATTCCTGGTTGTAATATGCCATTAGCAACCTTAGGAATGTTTATATTATGGATGGGATGGTTTGGCTTTAATGGTGGTTCTGAACTTAAAATTTCTGATATAGGGGAAGCAAACGCGGTTGCAATGGTTTTTGTTAATACTAATGCAGCCGCTGCCGGTGGTGTTATTTCTGCGCTGGTAACCGCTCATCTACTATTTGGTAAAGCTGATTTATCGATGACCTTAAACGGAGCTTTAGCAGGTTTAGTTGCGATTACTGCTGAACCTTTAACACCGACACCGCTATTAGCAACTATTATTGGCGCAATAGCCGGTATCCTGGTTGTCATTGCTGTAGTCAGCTTAGATAAAATTAAAATTGATGATCCTGTTGGTGCGATTTCTGTACATGGTGTGGTGGGTATATGGGGTTTATTGGCGGTCTGTCTATCGAATGATGAAGCCAGCCTGGTTACACAATTAACAGGTATTGCATGTATTTTTGGTTTTGTTTTTGTCGCAAGCCTGATTACATGGTTTATTATTAAAGCAGTGATGGGCATACGTGTTACTGAAGAAGAAGAATACCAAGGTGTGGATTTTTCCGAGTGTGGAATGGAAGCTTATCCTGAGTTTACTGGTAGTACATCGAAGTAA
- a CDS encoding P-II family nitrogen regulator, whose amino-acid sequence MKLITAIVKPFKLDDVREALSDIGIAGVTVTEVKGFGRQKGHTELYRGAEYVVDFLPKAKIEAAVTDELVTQALEAISNAANTGKIGDGKIFVTNLEQVIRIRTGETGNEAI is encoded by the coding sequence ATGAAATTGATTACAGCAATTGTTAAACCTTTCAAATTAGATGATGTGCGCGAAGCACTATCTGATATTGGAATCGCCGGCGTCACAGTAACTGAAGTAAAAGGTTTCGGTCGTCAAAAAGGACATACTGAGCTTTATCGGGGGGCTGAGTATGTTGTTGATTTTTTACCAAAAGCAAAAATTGAAGCAGCAGTAACTGATGAGTTGGTTACCCAAGCATTAGAAGCTATTAGCAATGCCGCAAATACCGGGAAAATTGGCGATGGAAAAATATTTGTGACTAATTTGGAACAGGTGATCAGAATTCGTACTGGTGAAACTGGAAATGAAGCGATATAA